TCCAGCAGGGTTCGGGTCTCGCGGTCACCAAAGTCCTTTGGTTTGGATAAGGTACGTGAATCTGTAGAATGCAGAATGAAGTTCCTTCCCTTCGGGTTAGCCAGAGCACCAACTCTTTTGAGCCCGACTTTAATTCAATGCTACTAATGAGTGAGAACCATTAAGAATCTCACGAGATTTTTTCTGCCCTCAGGATCTAGTAACCAACGTGTCACCCAGAATCGTGCGAGGAGTAACATCAGGCGAGAACTACGGTCCAGGACAAGGATGCTTCCTGAACATCGAGCTGATCTCCGAGAAGTGCGAGGCCTACTGGTGCCAGAGCATCCGCGAACTTAAACGAGACTTCCCCGATAAAGTAAGTGGTTTACTGATAGAACTTTGGCCCAGAAAGGCTACTTCCGATACGCAGTCATCAACTGCAACTGTAAGGTTGTGTTTAAGCAAGTAAGTGGATCTGATACGACTGATCATAAAGACCATGCAAAGATGACCGGAACATATATAGTTCAGATGAAGTCTGAACGGACCGGACCTCCCATGCACTTaggtcattatttattttgatggcattttaaattgttttcgtATTGATTGATGAATGTGCGTTACATTTCAGGTGATTATCGCATCGATAATGTGTTCGTACAACGAAGCAGATTGGACGGAGCTGGCTCAGAAGGCCGAGGCAGCTGGGTCTGATGCACTGGAACTTAATCTTTCATGCCCACACGGCATGGGTGAATCCGGCATGGGGCTTGCTTGCGGACAGGTATAGTCCTAATGGATCTGTCACCTTTTAATGAACATGAATTTTTGCAACAGCTGTCAGTGATGACATTAGTAGTAGCCACATGTTCACACTAAGAGCAACCGCATAAGCATCTTAAATCAGAGCCTAATTGTCTAGATTTTTAATGGCTAATAATCGTCTAATCGACTGAATTTATCAGAAGCAATAGGGCTGGCCCTAAATTCAGGTGTGTCTGAGGTGCATCTAagaattcgcttgtctcgccttaCCAAACCATCTTTAAGTAGGTAGGACTTTTCTTGTTTCGCAGGACCCGGTCCTAGTGAGGGGCATATCGCAATGGGTGAAGAAAGCCGTCAAGATCCCGGTGTTCATCAAACTGACGCCAAATATTACGGATATCGTCAGTATAGCCATGGCGGCGTATGAAGGTGAGCACACTTTGAAATTCGCTTTAATAACTAAATTATATGTGTAATATTAGTTTgtatcatgtcactacctgcacagattatataatactatactacactatataatactatactatactgtgagttcctataattggcttcctgtatcaactataatttttatgttaatgtcacagctgttggatctccaaataaataaaataaaacataaaataaaaataaatacctacctacacaatACACTCCCAAAAAGACAGTTTAGTTAAACTTACTTTATTGTAGGTGGCGCTGACGGCGTGTCTGCAATCAACACCGTGTCTGGCCTCATGTCCGTGAAGGCTGACGCCACTCCATGGCCGGCAGTCGGTAAgcagttttataataataataatataatttctttattcagatttctatgatccattggttagagtacataattacttaaaatctattgttaatgtttgtaaaaaattaataacaagtacattaaattaaaataattaaattaaaaatataaacttaaatttgacAAAATCAGCTACCCATGACCATTAAATTGTTAAGATGTTTGTGCATGGGAGAGTCAGGCTtttctacaaacatttttaggATGCCGTTAGAGCTGCTCCGCATCCTACTAACTAGTTTTAGTTACAGTAGATGCCGATTAGAATTTGGTATTCTTGGGAGTTAGTAAATTAGCAGACGCCTCTACTTTGTTATTTTCTCAATTGTCAGGTCGCGAGAAGCATACCACATACGGCGGCGTATCCGGCAACGCCACACGCCCCATGGGCCTGCGCGCCGTGTCGGCCATCGGCAACAAGCTGCCCGGGTTCCCCATCCTCGGCATCGGCGGCATCGACTCCGCGGACTCAGCGCTACAGTTCATGTTGTGCGGCGCGCCTGTTGTGCAGGTACAATTGAACCTTATTGCGATCACAATAAAGTCTTTACTCCTTAGTTAAGAGTGTTGTTAGTCTGTGCTATGGGCGCCGTGTCGGCCATCGGCAACAAGCTGCCCGGGTTCCCCATCCTCGGCATCGGCGGCATCGACTCCGCGGACTCAGCGCTACAGTTCATGTTGTGCGGCGCGCCTGTTGTGCAGGTACAATTGAACCTTATTGCGATCACAATAAAGTCTTTACTCCTTAGTTAAGAGTGTTGTTAGTCTGTGCTATGGGCGCCGTGTCGGCCATCGGCAACAAGCTGCCCGGGTTCCCCATCCTCGGCATCGGCGGCATCGACTCCGCGGACTCAGCGCTACAGTTCATGTTGTGCGGCGCGCCTGTTGTGCAGGTACAATTGAACCTTATTGCGATCACAATAAAGTCTTTACTCCTTAGTTAAGAGTGTTGTTAGTCTGTGCTATGGGCGCCGTGTCGGCCATCGGCAACAAGCTGCCCGGGTTCCCCATCCTCGGCATCGGCGGCATCGACTCCGCGGACTCAGCGCTACAGTTCATGTTGTGCGGCGCGCCTGTTGTGCAGGTACAATTGAACCTTATTGCGATCACAATAAAGTCTTTACTCCTTAGTTAAGAGTGTTGTTAGTCTGTGCTATGGGCGCCGTGTCGGCCATCGGCAACAAGCTGCCCGGGTTCCCCATCCTCGGCATCGGCGGCATCGACTCCGCGGACTCAGCGCTACAGTTCATGTTGTGCGGCGCGCCTGTTGTGCAGGTACAATTGAACCTTATTGCGATCACAATAAAGTCTTTACTCCTTAGTTAAGAGTGTTGTTAGTCTGTGCTATGGGCGCCGTGTCGGCCATCGGCAACAAGCTGCCCGGGTTCCCCATCCTCGGCATCGGCGGCATCGACTCCGCGGACTCAGCGCTACAGTTCATGTTGTGCGGCGCGCCTGTTGTGCAGGTACAATTGAACCTTATTGCGATCACAATAAAGTCTTTACTCCTTAGTTAAGAGTGTTGTTAGTCTGTGCTATGGGCGCCGTGTCGGCCATCGGCAACAAGCTGCCCGGGTTCCCCATCCTCGGCATCGGCGGCATCGACTCCGCGGACTCAGCGCTACAGTTCATGTTGTGCGGCGCGCCTGTTGTGCAGGTACAATTGAACCTTATTGCGATCACAATAAAGTCTTTACTCCTTAGTTAAGAGTGTTGTTAGTCTGTGCTATGGGCGCCGTGTCGGCCATCGGCAACAAGCTGCCCGGGTTCCCCATCCTCGGCATCGGCGGCATCGACTCCGCGGACTCAGCGCTACAGTTCATGTTGTGCGGCGCGCCTGTTGTGCAGGTACAATTGAACCTTATTGCGATCACAATAAAGTCTTTACTCCTTAGTTAAGAGTGTTGTTAGTCTGTGCTATGGGCGCCGTGTCGGCCATCGGCAACAAGCTGCCCGGGTTCCCCATCCTCGGCATCGGCGGCATCGACTCCGCGGACTCAGCGCTACAGTTCATGTTGTGCGGCGCGCCTGTTGTGCAGGTACAATTGAACCTTATTGCGATCACAATAAAGTCTTTACTCCTTAGTTAAGAGTGTTGTTAGTCTGTGCTATGGGCGCCGTGTCGGCCATCGGCAACAAGCTGTCCGGGTTCCCCATCCTCGGCATCGGTGGCATCGACTCCGCGGACTCAGCGCTACAGTTCATGTTGTGCGGCGCGCCTGTTGTGCAGGTACAATTGAACCTTATTGCGATCACAATAAAGTCTTTACTCCTTAGTTAAGAGTGTTGTTAGTCTGTGCTATGGGCGCCGTGTCGGCCATCGGCAACAAGCTGCCCGGGTTCCCCATCCTCGGCATCGGCGGCATCGACTCCGCGGACTCAGCGCTACAGTACATGTTGTGCGGCGCGCCTGTTGTGCAGGTACAATTGAACCTTATTGCGATCACAATAAAGTCTTTACTCCTTAGTTAAGAGTGTTGTTAGTCTGTGCTATGGGCGCCGTGTCGGCCATCGGCAACAAGCTGCCCGGGTTCCCCATCCTCGGCATCGGTGGCATCGACTCCGCGGACTCAGCGCTACAGTTCATGTTGTGCGGCGCGCCTGTTGTGCAGGTACAATTGAACCTTATTGCGATCACAATAAAGTCTTTACTCCTTAGTTAAGAGTGTTGTTAGTCTGTGCTATGGGCGCCATGTCGGCCATCGGCAATAAGCTGCCCGTTTTCCTTATCCTCGGCATCGACTCGGCGGACTCAGTGCTACAGTTGATGTTGTGCGGCGCGCCTGTTGTGCAggtatcataaataaattagctaACAACTTAGCATATCTAAGTGTTTCCTAAAAATTAGCCACAATAACTGGAACAAGCAAACTGCGCTGCTAATTTTACCAGTTCATAAGTGTACCTTTTGGGATGACTGATGCCTACGTAGCTAACCACAACCACTATTGATAGCGGGATGAATGGCGATTGTTCGATCATAGTACCATAAGTATATTTAGTAACTAAGTAGATTCACAAACTTTTATATCTTATGCCTACTGTCCAATTTGCAGCAtgttttataggtaggtaggtaggaaccTAAATTATACCGACACAGTAAATATCTGCATTGCAGTCCTAATTGTTGTTTCATGGCAGATCTGCAGTGCAGTTCAGAACCAAGACTTCACCGTGGTGGAAGACTACATCACAGGCCTGAAGGCGCTCCTGTACCTGCGCTCCATGGGGCTCCCGGGCTGGACCGGCCAGTCGCCGCCTACATTCAAGCACCAGAAGGGCAAGCCTGTGCAGACCTTGTATGGCGAGAATGGGAAGGTAACCATGGATGTCCACGTGTAGGCAATGAACTCGATCTTGCAGATACTCACTAAAAAATATCGTTTTACAGGTTCTAGCCCACTTCGGCCCCTACAACAAGAAGCGTGAAGACCAGCTGCACAAGATCAGGCTAAACTCAAACTTATTAGCCGACAATAAGGTCGACAGTTACTTGGCGAACGGCACTTCCAACGGCCACTGCCCGGTGCCCAGCATACGGGACCTGGTGGGCGAGGCGCTGCCTAGGATCGGGTCTTATAAGCAGCTGGATAATACGAAGCAGGTCGTCGCGTTGATAGACGATGTAAGTGTTGATACATACATACTCCCTAAGGCCTTGAATTTGCCTAAAAAAGCGCTCGAAtttgcccgcacgctaaattcgatttaaagactaaggcttaaagttgaaaatccaacaacgcttaatAAAAAGcactaccgccatcgtgtgaaatACTCGTGTtttcatttgtgtcattcaaacgctttttaacgcgcgttgaaaaagtgCTACTGAAAATGAGGCTCAAGTCTACTGTAATATTCACCTATGGGTATCCCTCATTCTAGTTCTAAAGATTAAGTAACGTCCTTCTACTCTAGGGATAGTAGGGATCTAGGTTACAAAttacaataggtaggtattgcTGTCTGTAGAGTGTAGACACATACTTGTAAATGATAATTGTAGGTAAAAAGCACCGGATTGGCGGCGTAAGTTACTAATTATTCTCAGATCCTTGGAAATAGATTTTGGCAATTAATGCAAAAATCGTATTTATTTTCAGGATATGTGCATAAACTGCGGAAAATGCTACATGGCATGCGCAGATTCGGGATATCAAGCAAttgagtaagtacctacttacctaaccCTATAAAAGCTCGCAAAAATTCTACTAACTAGCAGAGGTTTAAACGTGGCGAGTACTGCGAGTAGCTTGCGCGTTAGCGACGTAAGAACCCAACACAATGCTACGTAACGTAAGTTAGCCATATATTGAGTTCTTAGCAACAGAGTGCATTTTCGACGCATTCGCCTGATGTGGACGCAcctttataaattgaattaacAAATTCACTGCCAACGCGAGCTACGCGCAACGAGCGTAGACCCGAAATGTGTTAATAGCTGTAGCTGATGATCAGACAAAAAATCTCAGTGCGCGTGGCCATTGCTTTTATCACCAGCTTAATAATCTTGTGTGTATTGACAGATTCGACCCGCAAACCCACATTCCGCACGTGACGGACGACTGCACTGGATGCACGCTGTGTTTGTCCGTGTGCCCAATCATCGACTGCATATCGTAAGTAGACTTGTTCAGTTGCTAGAACTGTTTTTATATGGCATCATTTATAAAgggcgtaacacaccatcgcaccgcaccaaggtcattgtgcgatgcacccataagtgagagcgagaaagcgatatctctttctcctCTTACTTACccatgggtgcgtcgcacaatgaccttggtgcggtgcgatggtgttaCGGCCTTAACAGTAAGTAATTGACATTCTCTTATTTCCTGCCTTATCCAAATTAATGAGTAAAAACTGGCAACACTGACCGGCAAATTAGGGGACTTTTTCTTTTGTCTTGAATAGTCAGATAGTAGAAGTTGCTAACTATATAATGCATTCAAAATTATCTGAGCACAACTTTATTAATAAGAGTGACAGCGTGCAGATAATTTTGACCTCGGAGATGACAAGCGCCGAGCTAACAGTAACAGTTAGCTCTGTGGCTCTTAGTTACTAGGAGTCGGAAGTagtcgccatggtcgaaatcggccggcAGGATCATCATCAATTTTGACCATATCACCTGATTAGCTAATCTGTTGCAGACTATAAATGCAAGCTTGTATTCactttatgtacctaataatgtacgtacctacactaccgctcataactatttaggcattcgtaattttttccatacaattgtatacaaaatcgactttcagaattatatctaccgctaagtcgcagtcgggtaacaattttttgtgcagtttacttttttaatttaacagacatatcgagcttcaaaatgatgtacagaatattcgtgtacgtTGCCTATTTaacaaatggcaagcgtaaaaaatccataaatcgtgttctagtacaaaatcgtttcattttgtatgaactagaacaggttttttaaatcgttgcataaactcgaaaattttaaaaggatgtctttggcaacaatttgaggctcaataacctcgtgagtctaagtgtacattaaaatgtacatattcattgctaatttgaacctttcatgaaacaaataaagtagcatttcttttgtttcactgcgttgtaaaacaaacgaaattagTTCAAATTTACTTATagcacaaggttcaaattaaaaattgaaaaactttctaTGGTGGGTCTTAGGAGGATATatgtatttacctaaataaaattcaatccaacatgtaagagtcatttgcctgcgatcgaacagtatgaaaataatttttgtttataatgagggctatcgcgtatgaattcgccgctaggggccctagtgtggatggtggtcttcgcaaagttcgaaatgtcaaatgtcacttcaatgactgacagctgttctttagacttttggaccaccatcgagacttccggttcgagcgccatcttgatagttagcatcgtgattaattactttgttttttgcttattaatattgtttaaagtgtaatatcgatagcttattatacagtaaactaatgtggtagtgtgcagtgaatggagaattaattttgaagcgcgtttaaccaccatcttggagtcaacggccggtagtccacgtgcttcttgtaaagtctagctatcgatttacaagagctaacaaatcaccgtacactgtcttgtacaaccgtacaatttttgtcgtttgtaaacctctcaataccttgatactggcgaaatagtcccactgggctgaagccataattttaaaagaagaagaagaagaagatggaccaccatcaacaggcgccaactggtgagcaaagaaacgatagccctcattatacaATACGGTGAAAAtttgcctaaatacttttgagcggtagtgtattaCCTAATCAAAGTTTTGCAACGAACTTGTTCTTGCTTTAATTACCCCCTGGTTATCAACCAGAGATCatgaacacatttttttttagtataacaGACATTAGGCCTCCAAATTCCAATAGTGCTTCCCTTTTTTCAAAATGTACGGCGACGGACGGCTGCAGGACTTCTTCACCATTAGGGATATATTAGGGGATATTACTACAATGTcatgccaccagagtgcagcactagcctttttagtaaaccatagagtaacttatacataccttttaacaggtttttgacaagttttcagagttaataaaatatgacattgatgcaacaaggcggtttgtttacagagggcctaccgggaaacgcgaatccgaaatttcgctatctgcctctctatcgctcgaatatgcaagagtgacagagatatattaaacatattaataacgggtcactcacgtattttaatatgtttaatatgtctgtgtctcacggaagttttgttattaaaagtgacagagatgttagataacgaaattacgattttcttgtttcgcgatagaccctcagattgtggtagcggcgccacctacgcagtttcgcgtaatattccctattagtaGATTTGTAAAAACGATATTTTAATTACAGGATGGTGCCAAAGACAATTCCACACGTTATCAAGAGAGGTCTCCACAAACAAGTACATCCGGTACATCCTTTAGATGGAGTGtgtcaataaaaatatgcaaataatattttaaaaatgttgctcTAATAATGATGCTGTTGCTGATGACGAAATATAAAGAAGTTCAATAATATGTcttagttaatttttattaccttTCTTGACCTTTATTCTGTGTAACTACTTAACTAGACcacaaatacctatatatttgttTCGTGGATTTTAAATAAGgcaaaaataaaacagtttttataaaagtatattaaagaaaaatatctCAATTGGTTTTTAAACTTAATGTCGATATGATCCTAGTTTGTATTTGTGAGTCTTTCATATATTTCTTTTGCTCTCTTTTTGGCTAGCTCCCAAGAAAAGACCCAATCGTTTTGTGGATTAACAGCCAATGACAAAGCTGATAGTGGCTTTGGACAGTTGTAGTGTCTCTTATCTACAATTCTCTTATCATAAATTCCTTTTCTTTGTTTGTGTAGTTTGTCGCAAATGAAACATTCAAATTCTTCAACAGTCTTCAATGAATCCATTTGATGGGGCCTCATTCTGAAGTCGGTAATCAACCGTTCATTTgtaattatttgataaattttaTGTTCTAAATATTGCTCATACAACACATCATCTTCTAACAACTTTTTTAGATGTTCACTCAAAAGCTTTGGCGTAGGAAAGTCTTCCAGTAAAAGTGCCGATTTTTGATTTGGCAACCAATCCCTTACAGAAGGAGATCCAAAGTAAATAGGTACTGTACCAACTCTTATTGCTCTCCAAAACTTTTCAGTCACATAATCTTCACAAACTCCATTTTCTATAGCTATTATAAACTTGTATCttgaaataaactttaaaaattcGTCATCACTCAAATGGTTCAAATAATCATCAACAAACTTTGAAGGCAATTTTTTGTTGTTCAGACAACTTCCATAAGAATCTACTTCTATATGTTTCATTAGTTCTTTCACATAAGCATCTCGCTCAGTCGATGTCTCACAATCACTCTGTAAATACATAACTGGAGCTatctcatttaaataaatattcttttcaaAAGTTGTTACAAAGTATTCTTCATTAGTAATATGTTCAATGGATTCCAGATGTTGTAAAGGAAAAGGTACATCACTGTATCTACTTAAGGTAGAGGAGTAATTGAACATTCTTAGTATTTGTTCATGCATTAGCTCCTCTACATTCCTCGGGGATTCTTCATGGTACAAACCCCAAATATGATCAGACTTCTTTGGTAATGGTAAATGGTTGAAGTCAATGTTACTCCCATAGAACAAATAAGCTTCAACATTATTTCCATGTGGAACACTTCCATTGCTGTAAATAGAACATCTTATATCTTGTGCACAGTGTTTAGTTTCCAAAGTGCCAGGAAATCCTTTAGTCCACCACAATATCACTGGATATTCTGACTGCCCAAAATTATTAGTTTTTCTATAATCTTTAAAAGTCCAAATTACAAAACAGATACACAGAAATAATGTTGCACACAATACTTCATTCAAAGTTGTTCGCCATAgtcttttgtatatttttaaacacagtTTGATGATGAAAAACATAGCAATTGTCAAGCACTTTTTACGTTTATGGCACTTATTAGCACACATGTCTTATCACCCACTTCCTTATCAGTTAGCGGGGAGCtgtcacttattttatcaacAGCTAACTTCCTACCATGTTACTATGTTACAAAATTAAACAACTTTTTACagaaacaatttaattaaaaattccacCCTCTTTCCCTATGCATATAATAAACATCAAACGCAAGAACTATAATTAAGTCAATGTAGAATATTACATAAATACTCAATATCCACCTGGCCcttgtaaaaacatttaaaaggcTCAGAGTGTTGAAAACTATTTGAAAGACAGCATAATACATTTCAGCTTCAAATGGTACCTGGTCGACAAGGTAGAGTACTATGAATATTACGGACAGCACAAGGGTGGGTCCGGACGCAAGGCAGTGCAAGAAGCCCGGTGACTCCACCAATAATGGTAATATATTGAGAACGAGTGCCAATACCTAAAAGTAACATGACACTTACtattcaattttagtttttgaaTGCAATTATGCAAGTGTCATTATGACAATAACCTCTAATATCAGTTGATGCTTGCTTGGAGGTCTTATAATAAACAAAGATGTC
This genomic interval from Cydia strobilella chromosome 9, ilCydStro3.1, whole genome shotgun sequence contains the following:
- the LOC134744348 gene encoding uncharacterized protein LOC134744348 isoform X2, which translates into the protein MSDMIINDSVPVDKKWNELIKYNIFIMKLVEFGLSFIIMILPASLAKPKGHMYCVATGPTFVISLLLVILYVRKKVPIFMEKLYLCFQIAFVFGAFVQCFILNLVLALVLNILPLLVESPGFLHCLASGPTLVLSVIFIVLYLVDQVPFEAEMYYAVFQIVFNTLSLLNVFTRARWILSIYVIFYIDLIIVLAFDVYYMHRERGWNF
- the LOC134744348 gene encoding alpha-(1,3)-fucosyltransferase 10 isoform X1, which encodes MCANKCHKRKKCLTIAMFFIIKLCLKIYKRLWRTTLNEVLCATLFLCICFVIWTFKDYRKTNNFGQSEYPVILWWTKGFPGTLETKHCAQDIRCSIYSNGSVPHGNNVEAYLFYGSNIDFNHLPLPKKSDHIWGLYHEESPRNVEELMHEQILRMFNYSSTLSRYSDVPFPLQHLESIEHITNEEYFVTTFEKNIYLNEIAPVMYLQSDCETSTERDAYVKELMKHIEVDSYGSCLNNKKLPSKFVDDYLNHLSDDEFLKFISRYKFIIAIENGVCEDYVTEKFWRAIRVGTVPIYFGSPSVRDWLPNQKSALLLEDFPTPKLLSEHLKKLLEDDVLYEQYLEHKIYQIITNERLITDFRMRPHQMDSLKTVEEFECFICDKLHKQRKGIYDKRIVDKRHYNCPKPLSALSLAVNPQNDWVFSWELAKKRAKEIYERLTNTN